A stretch of DNA from Pseudomonas sp. HN11:
CCACCAGCAGAACCCTATCCGCTTCGCCGATGGCCTTGAGCGCGCGTTCCACGCCGATCTTTTCCACCTGGTCATCGGTGTCGCGCAAACCGGCCGTGTCGACCACGTGCAATGGCATGCCGTCGATGTGGATATGTTCGCGCAGGATATCCCGTGTGGTGCCGGCGATCTCAGTGACGATGGCGGCCTCACGCCCCGCAAGCGCATTCAACAGACTGGATTTGCCTGCATTGGGCCTTCCAGCAATCACCACCGTCATGCCGTCACGCAGCAGCGCACCTTGCCCAGCTTCGCGCAGCACTGTGGATAACTCATCACGGACTTTATCGAGCATCGCCAATACATGGCCATCCGCGAGGAAGTCGATTTCTTCCTCGGGAAAATCAATCGCCGCCTCGACGTAAATACGCAGGCTGATCAGTTGTTCTGTCAGGTTATGCACACGCAGGGAGAACGCGCCCTGCAGCGAGCGCAGTGCATTGCGTGCAGCCTGTGCAGAACTGGCCTCGATCAAATCAGCAATGGCTTCAGCCTGGGCCAGGTCGAGCTTGTCATTGAGAAAGGCGCGTTCGCTGAATTCCCCAGGCCTGGCCAAGCGGCAGCCTAGTTGCAGGCAACGCTGCAGCAACATATCCAGCACAACCGGGCCGCCGTGGCCCTGCAATTCCAGGACATCCTCCCCGGTAAAGGAATTGGGCCCAGGGAAATAAAGGGCCAAGCCTTCGTCCAGCACCGTTTCGTCTGCATCCAGGAACGGGCCGTAATGGGCATACCGCGGCTTCAACTCGCGGCCGCTGATAGCCTTGGCTGCAAGGCTTGC
This window harbors:
- the mnmE gene encoding tRNA uridine-5-carboxymethylaminomethyl(34) synthesis GTPase MnmE: MSAPRETIAAVATAQGRGGVGIVRISGPLASLAAKAISGRELKPRYAHYGPFLDADETVLDEGLALYFPGPNSFTGEDVLELQGHGGPVVLDMLLQRCLQLGCRLARPGEFSERAFLNDKLDLAQAEAIADLIEASSAQAARNALRSLQGAFSLRVHNLTEQLISLRIYVEAAIDFPEEEIDFLADGHVLAMLDKVRDELSTVLREAGQGALLRDGMTVVIAGRPNAGKSSLLNALAGREAAIVTEIAGTTRDILREHIHIDGMPLHVVDTAGLRDTDDQVEKIGVERALKAIGEADRVLLVVDATAPEAVDPFALWPEFLEQRPDPAKVTLIRNKADLTGEAIAMETSADGHVTISLSAKSAGEGLELLREHLKACMGYEQTSESSFSARRRHLEALRHASAALEHGRAQLTLAGAGELLAEDLRQAQQLLGEITGAFSSDDLLGRIFSSFCIGK